TCATCACTCCCCAGAGTGCAGAAGAAACCTGCGCGGGCAAAGAGCAGATCCTGGCAGCGTTCCGTAACCGTGATGCGGACCTGGCGCGCCAGATTATGAGCGAACAGATTCAGGCAGGTCGTCGCGACGTCCTGGCTTTTATGCGAAAACAGGAACGAGGCCGCAATGCAACTTAAACAGCTGAAAACAGGAATCCTGTTCAAGAACGCCAAACCCCATGTCAAAAGCGTACACGCTTATTTTCCGTCAGTCGTATCCCTGCTTGATGGCTCGCTGCTGGCCATGTATATGCTGGGGGAAGCTTTTGAAGCAGTCAACCTTAAACTGCATCTGTCGCGTTCGAAAGACCAGGGACAGACCTGGGAATACCAGGGCCCGATTGACACCAGTGTCACCGAGCGACTGACTTCCACCTTCGGGCGGCTCGCAGTCACGGAATCAGGAGAACTGATTGCTAACCTGGTTCGCTTTGATCGTACCGATTTCCCCGGGGAAGGCTTATGCAATCCTCAGACACTAGGCATGGTCCCTTCCGAACTGCTAATGATTCGCTCCCTTGACCTGGGCAAGACCTGGGCAGAACCAGAACTCGTCTCTCCACCACTGGAGGGCCCCGAATTCGAAATGTGCAGCCCGATCACAGTCCTCAATGATGGCCGCTGGATCTGGCCCACTTCCACCTGGCGAGACTGGACAGGCCATCTACCTAATGGAAATCGCATGCTGGCGCTGGTCTCCACCGATCAAGGCAACTCCTGGGATGAATACCTCAACATTATGCACAGCGAAAATAACAACCTGATCTTCTGGGAATCCAAAGTTGTTGAATACCCTGAAGGACGTCTGCTGGCGGTAGCGTGGTGCTACGACGAAGCATCGTCAACCGATCTCCCGAATCACTATGCAATCAGTGATGACGGCGGAACTTCCTGGTCGGAACCTGCTTCCACACAGATTCAGGGCCAGACTTTGACACCCTGCCTGCTCGAAGATGGCAGCCTGCTTAATATCTATCGTCGTATGGATCAGCCGGGACTCTGGGCCTGCCTGTCCCGTTTAGATGACGCAGGCAACTGGATCAACGGCGACCAGCAGCCACTCTGGGGGCACAATAAGCTGGAAGGCATTACGTCCACGGGAGAAAACATGTCCGATAATTTCGCCGTGCTCAAGTTTGGTGCGCCCCATATTACCCGTCTCTCTGACGGCGAACTGTTTGTCACTTTCTGGTGCTACGAACAATGCGTCAGCGTGATTCGCTGGTTCCGCTTTCAGGTTGAACAGCAATCGATTGAACAACACCAGAAGACAGTCGTCAATTGTTAATCTGTAACTCACTGCTTGAGGTACACTTTTGACATTCATCAAACCAGGCCAGGCGTTACTTCAAGCAGCAATCGAACAACTACTGACCGGGAACGGCAGTTCGCATTGAAATGCGTGAGCTGAATATTTACTCCCCGCTGCCTTAATTCCCCTGGGACCTGCTTCCCCGGTCCGCATACCGTTCCCGATAATGACTTCGCTGGAACTCTCTGATTTTGGGTCAATTCTTCATTTTTCAGTTGACAATATTTCAAAACCACACAATGATATATCATGATATATATTTTACCCCTATAATATAACTCGTTGACTTACAGGGTTATCCTTTTGTGAGTTCTTATTTTTACACCTCATCGGGAGACTTGGAAATGACGACACGACATCGAGATACAGAAACGGCTACCAGGGGCTTTACCTTAATCGAGTTACTGGTCGTGATCGCCATCATCGCGATTCTGATTGCACTGCTGCTGCCCGCGGTTCAGCAGGCTCGTGAATCAGCGCGTCGCAGTACCTGCAAAAACAATCTCAAACAGCTTGGGCTCGCACTGCACAACTACCACGACTCTCACAGCATGTTCCCCTTTGGTCGCAGTTATACCGACAATTCCACTTCCGCTCCGCAGAACTTCGGCTCTCAAATGTGCTCCACCATGCTGCTTCCTTTTCTCGATCAGACGAACGTTTACAATCAGTTCAATTTCCTGGCAGCGTTTAATCACTCTTCGAATGCACCGATTACCCAAAACAAAATCAACGTGTTCCTCTGCCCCAGCAATCCACAGGATGAGGGCCTGAACTGGACAGGGGCTGGAGGTCCCGACGACTCCTGGGGCAGTCACTATCAGCCAGTCGCGCATAGCGGCCGAGATGGAAACCCCGCACGGGACGGACAAGACGCGGTCGGTTTTAATAAGGACGGCATGTTTTACCGTAATTCAAAAACCAAATTCCGCGACGTTCTGGATGGTACCAGTAATACACTGGCATTCGCGGAAACGGTGGGCGATGCCCCTGGCTCGCATGAAATCTTTGCCTGGGGCTCCTACGGCGGCGGTGGCATTGGCGTGCGCAGCGGGATCAATGCCAACTTTCCCCTGCTCACGGGCTGGAGCTGGAACGGCGATGATTTTACCGGCCCCGGCAGTTATCACACCGGGGGCTGTCACTTTCTGATGGGAGATGGTGCCGTCCGGTTCATTTCTGAAAATATTGACCTGGGAACACTGCAGGATCTGACAACCCGCGCAGGTCGTGAAGTCATCGGAGAATTCTAAAAGACATTGACCCTAATTCGCTGTTCCCCTTTGTTTTAAAGACGCCTCTTGTTACAGGTTTCGGAATATGAGCAATCGATACATCATCTGCAGCTGCCTGCTTTTACTGACTGGTTGCGGTCAAGCAAGCGACGGGATGGCACTTACCCCCGTGAGCGGAACAATCAATTACCAGGGGGAACCGATTCAGGAAGGGGTGATTCGACTCATCCCCCAGACAGGGAATTCCGCTCCGGCGAGAACTGCGCAAATCAATGCTGGAAATTATCAGTTCACCGACCGCTCCGCCGTTAAACCAGGCACATATCAGGTAAAGATCAGCGCCTACCAGGGTGAGACGGGACTGCCCGGAGATCAGCCCGGAGGCAGTTCTTCAAGCCGCAAGCAATACCTGCCAGAACAGTTTAATACGAAATCAACAATTGAACCAATCACCATTCCGCCGGATAGCGACCCGATCCAGCATGACTTTCATCTTCAATAAAAAAGGCCCCCCCATGAAATCGCATTTGAATTTTCCTACCATCTGTGAGCTCGGGATCAGCCTGTTGGTACTGGTTACGATATCGACCACTCAATTAAATAACAGCCAGGCTGAATCGCGTCTGCTGATCAAAGCCACCAAAGCGCTGCCGCGACACGGTGAGGGTTCATTGATTACTTTGGATGATGGTCGCCTGCTGCTCGTTTACACTCAATGGTACGGCGCCACCGGAAACGACCATGATCCGGCACGACTGGTCGAAATCCATTCCGACGATGGCGGCAAAACCTGGTCGGCCCCGCAAACCGTTCAGGAAAATATCGGCAAGATGAACGTGATGTCGGCCAGTCTCGTAAAAACAACCAGTGGGAAAATTTTTCTGACCTACATCCGCATCGACAGCAATCGCTTCGCCAATTTATGGTTTAAAGAATCCAGCGATGAAGGCAAAACCTGGAGCGAACCCAAACAACTGTCACATGGTAAAAAGGGATTAATTTTCACCGTCAACTCAGCAGCCATCCGTCTGAAATCCGGACGCATTCTGCTGGCAGCCTTTGGTTCTCCGAGCGCCTGGCAGAAAGACGAACACTTTGTCTCGTTCAGTTTTTACACCGATGACGAAGGTAAGACCTGGCATCGATCAGCCAATGAAGTGGATTGTCCTCGACGGGGTGCGATGGAACCGGAAATTGAACAACTCAACGATGGGCGTATCCTGATGCTCATCCGCACTCAGACCACCCGCATGTATCGCGCTTACAGCAGTGATGGGGGAGAAACCTGGAGTCCTGCTGAGAAAACCGACATTGTACATCCCGAAGCCCCCATGCTGCTGCAGCGTGTACCAGGCAAAGACGCGCCGCTGATCCTGATCTGGAACAATGCTGTTGTCCCCGGAGCCGACCATCAGGGACCACGCACGCCGCTGACACTCGGTCTTTCCTATGATGAAGGAAAAACCTGGGAGAACCTGACCCAAATCGAAGATGATCCGAAAGGCTCTTACTCTTATGCCAGCATGGATTTTCGCAATGATTCGCTGCACCTGGTGTATTACGGTCCGGGTGGACTGCGCTACCAGGAAATCCCATTAGCGACTCTGTTGCAGAAAAACAGTGAGCCCTGACAGACTTCGGCTGGCAGATTCAATCAGCAGAGCCTGCGTTGATTTCAGTGAAACAGGGAATAAATATAGGCGGCAGCTGCAACCTCCTGCTCGCTGCGCTCGGCCCGGATTGTATCCGGGCTCACCCACTGTCTCGCTTTCGTGTGGTTTCGTGTTTTTCGTGGTAGAAACATCCACTTCGATGGTTTCATCGGTTCCCATTACGGTGTGAAACGGGTTCGAACTTCGAGAGGCGGGCGGACACTTGGGTACCGCCTGTATGGGAAGGCAGGTTAGTGACGTGAAACTTAATTGGGTGATTTCACTGACAGTTTCCTGTTGTCTGCGACAACCCCTGTTTTCTTTCACCTTAGCCGTACGGCATTAGCCGCGGTTTCTGCGATTTCGTCTGACCGTGCCGAGTATCGTAGCAGCCCTGTTTCGAATTGAACGTAACAGCTGCAACCTCCTGCTCGCTGCGCTCGGCCCGGATTGCATCCGGGCTTACCCACTTTCACTTTCGTGTCATTTTGTGTTTTTCGTGGTAGAAACATTGATTTCGAAAGTTTCATCGGTTTGCAATGCGGTGTGAAACGGGGGCGAACTTCGAGAGGCGGGCGGACACTTGGGTACCGCCTGTATGGGAAGGCAGGTTAGTGACGTGAAACTTAATTGGGTGATTTCACTGACAGTTTCCTGTTGTCTGCGACAACACCGGATTGCATCCGGGGGCACTCTTTCTTTCACATTAGTCTTATAAAGCCAGCCGCGGTTCCTGCAGACTGGAAGACAACCGCTGCTAACGCACTGCGGCTTATGGGGTTCGTTTCGCGGAGGTTTACCCGTTGTCTGTTTTCAGTGGTGCGGGATTTTCATCTGCGGGGCGTGGGAGCTGATCTTTATAATTTGTGGTGAACCACGTCAGGGAACCGTGATCACAATCACAGTCGGACAAGCTGACTGTGGAACTCGGACGGTTCTCTTTTCTGGTTGATTTAGTCGTGGGGAATAAAATTTTACTACCACGAAAAACACGAAATGACACGAAAGGAGGTCGTGATGTCTGGGTTTTGGGGAATCGGGTTTGTTTTTTTGTTCGAGGGTTATCTTAAGGAGTGGAGTGTGGGGAGCAAGGAGAATTTTCGAATCTTGTGGCGATGTCTGTTGATACAGGTACGATGCTGGTGTGAGCAGTGGCGGTTCCGGTGTGAAAGACCGCGAAGTGCGGCGACCCGCAGGCATACATTCGGAACAGGTGCTGTTCTGCGAACTGCTTATCTGGAAAAAACCGGCTGTTTTACGGTGAAGATCAGGAACAAGTGGCCCGTGTTTCGGTGCACTGTAAACTGGGCACGCGCGCGACACAGGTCTACGCTTATCGCCGGTGGCGCGCAGCGGTCAAGTTCATTTTATGCAGCGGGAGTGCGAAAATGCGTCGCTACCGATGTGGAAAATTCAGTTCTACAGGCGAATGGCGGCGTGGGTGGTGATGAACTTCTAACAGTTGTTTTTTGACTGTTATCGGTGACAAGCCCGCAAACATGGATTAACATAACAGATCAATAAATCCTGATTCGTATTCCTGTCCGAATAAACTGACCTTCCGAGGCGTTCCATGAAACTCTTGTCTTCATTCGCTTTCCTGATCATCGGTTGTGCTTTCTCAACACCTGCGTCAGCAGACTGGCCGCAATTTCGCGGAGATGCGGCCCGCAGCGGCTACACCGAAGCCCCCCTGCCCAACCGCATGGAACTGCAATGGACGTTTCGGACAAAACACGCTCCCGCTCCCGCCTGGCCAACGCATACCCGCATCAAGTTTG
The sequence above is a segment of the Gimesia algae genome. Coding sequences within it:
- a CDS encoding sialidase family protein, which gives rise to MQLKQLKTGILFKNAKPHVKSVHAYFPSVVSLLDGSLLAMYMLGEAFEAVNLKLHLSRSKDQGQTWEYQGPIDTSVTERLTSTFGRLAVTESGELIANLVRFDRTDFPGEGLCNPQTLGMVPSELLMIRSLDLGKTWAEPELVSPPLEGPEFEMCSPITVLNDGRWIWPTSTWRDWTGHLPNGNRMLALVSTDQGNSWDEYLNIMHSENNNLIFWESKVVEYPEGRLLAVAWCYDEASSTDLPNHYAISDDGGTSWSEPASTQIQGQTLTPCLLEDGSLLNIYRRMDQPGLWACLSRLDDAGNWINGDQQPLWGHNKLEGITSTGENMSDNFAVLKFGAPHITRLSDGELFVTFWCYEQCVSVIRWFRFQVEQQSIEQHQKTVVNC
- a CDS encoding DUF1559 domain-containing protein, with protein sequence MTTRHRDTETATRGFTLIELLVVIAIIAILIALLLPAVQQARESARRSTCKNNLKQLGLALHNYHDSHSMFPFGRSYTDNSTSAPQNFGSQMCSTMLLPFLDQTNVYNQFNFLAAFNHSSNAPITQNKINVFLCPSNPQDEGLNWTGAGGPDDSWGSHYQPVAHSGRDGNPARDGQDAVGFNKDGMFYRNSKTKFRDVLDGTSNTLAFAETVGDAPGSHEIFAWGSYGGGGIGVRSGINANFPLLTGWSWNGDDFTGPGSYHTGGCHFLMGDGAVRFISENIDLGTLQDLTTRAGREVIGEF
- a CDS encoding peptidase associated/transthyretin-like domain-containing protein; the encoded protein is MSNRYIICSCLLLLTGCGQASDGMALTPVSGTINYQGEPIQEGVIRLIPQTGNSAPARTAQINAGNYQFTDRSAVKPGTYQVKISAYQGETGLPGDQPGGSSSSRKQYLPEQFNTKSTIEPITIPPDSDPIQHDFHLQ
- a CDS encoding sialidase family protein, with translation MKSHLNFPTICELGISLLVLVTISTTQLNNSQAESRLLIKATKALPRHGEGSLITLDDGRLLLVYTQWYGATGNDHDPARLVEIHSDDGGKTWSAPQTVQENIGKMNVMSASLVKTTSGKIFLTYIRIDSNRFANLWFKESSDEGKTWSEPKQLSHGKKGLIFTVNSAAIRLKSGRILLAAFGSPSAWQKDEHFVSFSFYTDDEGKTWHRSANEVDCPRRGAMEPEIEQLNDGRILMLIRTQTTRMYRAYSSDGGETWSPAEKTDIVHPEAPMLLQRVPGKDAPLILIWNNAVVPGADHQGPRTPLTLGLSYDEGKTWENLTQIEDDPKGSYSYASMDFRNDSLHLVYYGPGGLRYQEIPLATLLQKNSEP